The following are encoded in a window of Longimicrobium sp. genomic DNA:
- a CDS encoding plasmid pRiA4b ORF-3 family protein, translated as MAIEPTFQLRVTLLGTEPPIWRQLHVRATITLEALHHVIQASMGWADDHLHQFTAGAKRYGPVEPGGLRVHDERKALLYRVLTKPGQRMLYVYDFGDDWVHEVRVEAIVRPEQPLEFPVCTAGERACPPEDCGGIWGYDDLLEVLGNPEHEEYEERREWMGDDFDPEVFDREEVNRTLRKIF; from the coding sequence ATGGCTATCGAACCGACTTTTCAGCTCCGGGTGACGCTCCTGGGGACCGAGCCTCCCATCTGGAGGCAGCTTCACGTCCGGGCGACGATCACGCTGGAAGCGCTGCACCACGTGATCCAGGCCAGCATGGGCTGGGCAGACGACCACCTTCACCAGTTTACCGCCGGCGCCAAGCGTTACGGCCCTGTCGAACCGGGCGGGCTACGGGTGCATGACGAGCGGAAGGCGCTGCTCTACCGCGTGCTCACGAAGCCGGGACAGCGGATGCTGTACGTCTACGACTTCGGCGACGACTGGGTGCACGAGGTGCGCGTCGAGGCCATCGTGCGGCCGGAGCAGCCCCTGGAGTTTCCGGTATGCACCGCGGGCGAGCGCGCCTGTCCCCCAGAGGACTGCGGGGGCATCTGGGGCTACGATGATCTGCTGGAGGTGCTCGGCAATCCCGAGCACGAAGAGTACGAGGAAAGGCGAGAGTGGATGGGTGACGACTTCGACCCCGAAGTATTCGATCGGGAGGAAGTGAACCGAACGCTGCGGAAAATCTTCTAG